From the Anaeromusa acidaminophila DSM 3853 genome, the window ATAGAACCGGGTTCACGGTGCGATTTCGAGCCGTGGCCCATAGGTCCGCGTGCAAAGTTATGGCGTTTAATGCCGCCTGCAAAACCTTTACCTTTAGCCGTACCGACTACGTCCACCAACTCACCGGCTTCAAAGGTGTCAACACCAATGACTTGTCCGGCAGTAAATTCGGAAGCGTCCGCCAGGCGAATTTCCCGGATGAATTTCACGGGGGTCACGCCAGCTTTTGCAAAAACTCCCTGCATCGGCTTGGTGACGTTTTTATCTTTCACGGCTCCAAAACCAAGTTGAACCGCATTGTAGCCGTCGTTTTCAACCGTTTTGTTTCCTACGACAACGCATTGTCCGGCTTCGACTACCGTTACCGGAACCACTTTCCCCTCTTCGGTGAAAATCTGCGTCATGCCCAGTTTTTTGCCAAGAATGCTTTTTGCCATGTTCTGCCACCTCCTCCTACAGCTTGATTTCGATATCCACACCGGCCGGCAGGTCGAGGCGCATGAGGGAATCTACCGTTTTGGATGTCGGTTCCAGGATATCAATCAAACGTTTATGCGTACGCATTTCAAATTGTTCCCGCGAATCCTTATTTACATGAGGAGAACGCAGAATGGTGAAAACATTTTTTTCTGTAGGAAGCGGAATCGGCCCGGACACCATGGCGCCGGTTCTTTTCGCAGTTTCTACGATCTTAGCAGCGCTCTGATCCAGAGCTTTGTGATCGTACGCCTTCAAGCGGATTCTGATTTTTTGTTGCTTAGGCATTCGTATGAATCCTCCTTATCGCCCAGTTTCTTAGAACGGACATTTCTCAGCAGGAATTTCCCCCGGAACTCAGCCGGGCCACCTCCTGCATCATCGCAAACACCGTTATTCAATTGTATTGCCATAGCGGCGGTAAGCCGCCGCTATGGCCAA encodes:
- the rplC gene encoding 50S ribosomal protein L3 — translated: MAKSILGKKLGMTQIFTEEGKVVPVTVVEAGQCVVVGNKTVENDGYNAVQLGFGAVKDKNVTKPMQGVFAKAGVTPVKFIREIRLADASEFTAGQVIGVDTFEAGELVDVVGTAKGKGFAGGIKRHNFARGPMGHGSKSHREPGSIGPRMSGGGGKVFKGKKLPGQMGGQRVTIQRLSVVRIDTERNLILIKGAIPGPKKGLVIIKNTVKPGK
- the rpsJ gene encoding 30S ribosomal protein S10, yielding MPKQQKIRIRLKAYDHKALDQSAAKIVETAKRTGAMVSGPIPLPTEKNVFTILRSPHVNKDSREQFEMRTHKRLIDILEPTSKTVDSLMRLDLPAGVDIEIKL